The DNA region GCCTTCCCCCGGCTGCGTGGGCGCAGGGGCCCGACGGCGATCACCACCGTCAGCGTCGCGCTCATGGGTGTCGGCTGGCTGGTGATCGGTACCGCGGGCACCGTCGCCCAGGTCGTGGCGGGGCTGCTCGCGGGCGGGCTCGGCGTCGGCCTCGTGGTCCCGAACCTCAACCTGCTCCTGGCCGAATTCGCCCATCCCGCGCAGCGCGGCCGAGTGCTCAGCGGCCTGGTCACCGGGATCTTCCTCGGCCAGTTCCTGTCCCCGCTCGTCGTCCAGCCACTCGTCCAGGGCATCGGCATCGCCGGCTCGTTCATCTGGACCGGCATCGCCCTCGGTACCGGAGCGGCGCTCGCCGCTCTTCTCTCGAACCGGAACAACGGAAAGGAAACACGATGATCTACCACGGCAACCGTTTCACCCTGCGGCCCGACGCCTCCCCTGAGCAGATCGAGGAGGCGTTGGAGAGCCTGCGCAATCAGGGCCGGGTCATCCCGGCGGTGAAGTCCTTCGTCGTCGGCCGCGATTTCGGCGGCGACTACGAATGGGGCGCGGTCTTCGCGATCGAAGACCTCGACGGGTACTGGGAGTACCTCATGCACCCGGCGCACCGGAACACCGACCGGGTCGGGCTCCCGCTGGTCGACCGGTTCGCGTCCTTCGACGTCACCGACGACCCGGATCCGCAGATGGGTGCGAAGATCGCCGAACTGCACCAGCGCCGTTACGACAACGACGCCGAGCTGACCCAGCTGATCTCCGACCTCGGCGAGTACTCCGGCAGCGCCGCGCCGGGAAAGCACGGCGCCTGACCACGACGTCAGCCACCGTCCGCGAGGGAACCACTGCCGTCGGGGCCGGTCACGATCACCCTGCTGCTCACCGCGGTCCCGAACGGGATGATCGTGACCTGCCACGTCTGCGGCTCCCCGACGTCGATGGTCGCCTTCGCCCGCTGGACGAGGGCCAGGACGCGGTCGACCGCCACCGCACGGAGGTCGAACCGCGGCACCTGGGCCTCCGACGGGGCGAAGACCACGGTCAGCCGCCGGTCCTCGACGACCGCGGTGATCACCCGGGAGACGTCCGTGGCGAGCGCCAGCGCGTCGATCGCCCGGCGCAACTCCCCCTCGCCGAGAAGCGATCTGTCGACGTTCACGGTCGCGGATCCCGAGGAGGACGTGGTCGTGCTCGACTGGGTTTCTTCCGGTCGCGCGGGCGCTTCCGGCGCGAACAGCTCCGCGCGGAACAGGACCAGCACGAGAGCCGCGCCGAGCACGAATCCGAGGACCGCGAGCGCGCCGAACGCGCAGCCCTCCTCCGGTTCCTTCACCAGGCTGGATTCCGGGGCGGATTCGATCGCCGCTGCGGCCACGCGCCGCTCCCACTCCGGCGACAGCCGCTCGACGATCTCCGCCTTCCACGGCCGCTCTTGCCGATACCGCACGACGAGGACGTCGCCCGGCCGGTAGTTCGGGAGGTCGACCAGGTTGACGCCCTGGGTGACCTTCAAGCGATACGTCGCCAGGCCATCGGGGGCGACGGTGAGGTCGAAGTAGACCGGGATGTCCCCCGTCTCGGTGCCCCCGGCACGAAGGCCCTCGACCTTGGCGAGCGCGAACACCGGCGCGATCTTCGCCTCGCGAGCACGCCGCGGCGCCCCTGCGAGGTGGAGCAGGATTCCATAGGCGATGGGAAGTCCGGCGCCCGTGACCATCAGTGGCACGTACTCGATGACGATCCCCACGATGAACGCGCACAGGGTCGTCCCGGTGATGATCCCGGTCAGGAATCCGCGGACGAGGGCGAGCGACATGGACGTGACTCCAGACTTCCGGGGCGTGTGCGGTCAGCCTTCGCCGTACCGGGCGCTACCGAACCCACCTTTCGGCTACCTAATCTCATTAGGCAAATCCCGAATGGACTATGGTACGGTGGCCGTCATGGCGAGAGCGGGACTGACCACGGAACGCGTGGTCCTGGCGGGCGCGGAGCTCGCCGACGAGATCGGCTTCGAGCAGGTGACCCCCACTGAGCTCGCGAAGCGGTGCGGCGTCAAGACGGCGAGCCTGTATTCGCACGTGCGGAACGCCCACGAGCTGAAGACCGAGATCGCCCTGCTGGCCTTGGCCGAACTCGCCGATCTCGCCGCCACCGCGGTGGCGGGGCTGGCGGGCAAGGACGCGCTGATCGCCTTGGCGAACGTCCACCGCGACTACGCGCTCGAACATCCGGGCAGATTCACCGCCGCGAGATTCCGGCTCGCCCCGGAGAAGGCGTCCACCAGCGCCGGCGTCCGGCACGCCGAACTGACGCGGGCGATCTTGCGCGGGTACGACCTGGCCGAGCCGCACCAGACACACGCGGTCCGGCTGCTGGGCAGTGTGTTCAGCGGCTTCGTGGGCCTGGAGGCCGCCGGAGGTTTCAGCCACAGCACCCCCGGCTCGCAGGAGAGCTGGACCGAGATCCTCGACGCGCTCGACGTCCTGCTGCGCGCTTGGCCCCGAACGAAATGAACGGAAGCATGTTCACCACCCCGATCACCGCCGACCTCGTCCGCGGCGCGCTGGACCTCGAAGACACCGAACGCGGCGTGCTCCCCCACCGGCTGCCCGCCCGGACCAGGCAGCAGATCCCCGACGGTCAGCTGGCCATGGCGGAATCGCAGCCGTCCGGTGTGCGGCTGGTCTTCCGCAGCACGGCGACGCTCGTCGAACTCGATGTCCTGGCCACCAAACGGGTTTTCGCCGGTACACCGCCCCGGCACGATGGCGTCTACGAACTGTTCGCCGACGGCCGGCTCGCCGGGCACGCGAGCGTGGCCGAGGGCGACACGATCACCGTCGACCTGGCCACCGGCACGGCGCGGCACCAGCCCGGCCCCGTCCGGACCCTGCGGTTCGACGGGCTTCCCGGGCACGAAAAGAACGTCGAGATCTGGCTGCCGCACAACGAAACGACGCGGCTCGTCGCCCTGCGCACCGACGCGACCGTCCACAGTGTCCGATCGTCCGGCCGCAAGACCTGGCTGCACCACGGCAGTTCCATCAGCCACGGGTCCAACGCGGCGACTCCGACCGGGATCTGGCCTGCCAGGGCCGCGGCCATCGCCGGAGTGGAACTGGTCAATCTCGGCTTCGGCGGCAGCGCGCTGCTCGACCCGTTCACCGCCCGGGCGATGCGGGACACGGCGGCCGACTTCATCAGCGTCAAGATCGGGATCAACGTCGTCAACGCGGACCTGATGCGGCTGCGCGCGTTCGGCCCGGCGGTGCACGGTTTCCTCGACACCATCAGGGAAGGCCGGCCCACCACGCCGTTGCTGGTCGTCTCGCCGCTCTATTGCCCCATCCACGAGCACACACCGGGGCCCGGCGAATTCGATCCGGACGCCTTGCGGGAAGGAAAAGTGCGGTTCAGGGCGACCGGCGATCCCGAGGAGACCGCCGCGGGAAAGCTCACGCTCACCGTGATCCGCGACGAACTCGCCCGCATCGTCAAGGAGCGGAGCGCGGACGATCCGAACCTGCGCTACCTCGACGGCCTCGAACTGTACGGCGAGGCCGACCACGCCGAGCACCCGCTGCCCGACCACCTCCATCCGGACGCGGCCACGCACCGGCTCATCGGGGAACGCTTCGCACGCTTGGCCTTCGCCGCCTCGTGAGTGGTAAGGACGGTTAGAACCGTCCTTACCACTCACGAGCCCCATCGGTTACTGTGCGCGTATACCTCGGTAGCCCCGTTTGCGGGTACCTATTTTTCTTCCTGTCCAACGAAAGTCGGTATCCGCCTCCGGTGCGGCGGATCACCATGATCGGCACCGGATCACCGGTGCCGGGTCGCCTTGGCCGTGCCCGGCGACCCCACTGTGTCCAGTGCGGCCACCCCTCGCGCTGGATCCTCCCTCGCGAAAGTGAGTCACCGGTATGCGCACAACCCCCTTAGCCCGTACCGCCACCACACTGGTGGCCGCGGCCGCGGCCGTCGGCTTCCTCGCCCCGTCCACGGCCACCGCCACCACCATCGCGGGCTACTCCCCCACGGTGCAGCACGAGGCCGTGACGTCCCTCGCCGCCGAAGCCGGGATGAGCCAGGCCGCCGCGGTCGAGTTCCTCCGGACGCAGACGGCCAGTGTCGAAACGCTGCAGAAGGTCACCGCGTCGCTCGGCTCCCGTGCCGCCGACGGTTACCTCGACGACGCCGCCAAGCCGGTCGTGAACGTGCTCGACCAGGCCGCCGCCGACCAGGTGACCGCGACCGGCGCGCGGGCCCGCGTGGTCAAGCACTCCAGTGCGGCGCTCACGAGCGCGCAGAACGCCCTGCAGGCGTTGCCCACGGTCGCGCACACCTCGATCGGCCTCGACCCCAAGGCCAACCAGGTCGTGCTGACCATCTCCGACGCCGCGAAGGGCTCCGAGGCTCTCGTGAAGGCCGCGGAAGCGCTCGGCGACCGGGTCCGCGTGGAGCGGACCACCGGCGAGATGCACACCGCGATCTACAACGGCGAGGCCATCACCGGCGGCGGCACCCGCTGTTCGGCCGGGTTCAACACCAACCGCGGCGGCCAGAACTACATCCTCGACGCCGGCCACTGCACCCGCGCGGTGTCGCAGTGGAACGTCGGGCCGTCGCAGGGCGCCAGCTTCCCGACCAACGACTACGGCCTGATCCGCAACACCACCGGCAGCGCGCCGGGCGCGGTCACCCTGTGGAACGGCTCCACCCAGCGGATCGCGTCCGCCGGTTCGGCGACCGTCGGGCAGCGGATCAGCAAGAGCGGCAGCACCACCCGGCTCACCTCGGGTTCGGTGCAGCGGCTCAACGTCACGGTGAACTACGCCGAAGGCTCGGTGTACCAGCTGATCCAGACCAACGCGCTGGTCAACCCCGGCGACTCGGGCGGTTGCCTGTTCTCCGGCAGCGTCGGGCTGGGGATCACCTCCGGCAAGGGCAGCGGCACCTCGTACTTCCAGCCGATCGGCGAGGCGCTGAGCGCCTACAGCGTCACGCTCAACCCGTAGGCACGTCACGGGCCCCGGTCACCGCGACCGGGGCCCGGCCTGCGCGTGGAAGTGCTCGACGGCGTGATCACGGAAACGTCGTGCCGCGGCGGAAAGATAGGTGTCCTCGCGCCACGCGACGCTGAGCACGCGGCGGCACTCGGGATCGTCGACGTCGAGCCAGACCACCGTCCGGCTCGTTTCCGGCCGGAGCCCGAGCGACGGCACGAACGCGAGGCCGAGGCCCGCGTCGATGAGCTGGAAGAGCACCGCGGCCTCGTCACCCTCACAGACGATGTGAAGTTCGAGCCCGGCCTTCGCGAACAGGCGCTCGGCGAGCTCGCGCTGCCAGTATCCGGGGCGCGTGGTGAGGAACGGCTCGCCTTCGAGATCCGCCAGGCCGACCCGGCCACGCCCGGCGAGCCGGTGCCCGGAAGGCACGCAGAGGAACACCTGTTCGTCGAGCAGCACGCGGCTGCGGATGTCGTTGCCCGCCAACGGTTGCGATGAGATGCACAGGTCGACGTCGCCGGATCGCAGCTTCTCCGCCATGCCTTCCCCCGATGCCTGGGACAACCGCACGTCCACCAGCGGGTGCTCGGGAACGAAGGTGCGAAGCGGCTCAGTGAGGGCGAGCAGGCTTTCGGCCGCGACGGTGACGGTGCCTCGTTCCAGCCCGGCGGCGTCGTCCAGCTCCTGACGGGCGTCGTCGAGTTCGGCCAGCGCCCGGTCGACACGGCGGAGGAACACGGCGCCGAAGCGGTTGAGCCTGATCCGGCGCCCGTGCCGGTCGAACAGCGGTACGCCGAGGTCGTTCTCCAGCCTGGCCAAGGTCCGGCTGAGCGAGGGTTGCGCGACCCGCAGCTTCTCGGCGGCGCGGCCGACGTGTTCGAGCCGGGCGACGGTCTGAAAGTACCGGAGGGCCAGAAGATCCACTGCTGATACCTCACCTGTTATGAACAGATAACCGATCTTGTCTTGGACAGCATAAGGCGTCGGCTCCTACGTTCGATCGCGTGAGTGAAATCCTGACCGGCCCGAGCCGGAAGGCGAACGGGACGCTGGTGGTGAACCGGGTGCTGGTGAGCGCCCACGCCGTCGCGATCATCGGCCAGCCGGTGTTCGCCGGCGGCTATCTCGGCGGCGATTACGACATGCTCTGGCTGCACCGCTGGGGCGCGGACGCGGTGTCGTACCTGGCGTACGCGCAGATCCTGGCGGCGCTGGTGCTCTGGCTGGTCCGCGGACCGCGCTGGCTGTTCTGGATCAGCCTGCTGCTCGCGGCGGGCGAGACCGGGCAGTACCTCGCCGGGATGGCGGGCGCGCTCGATCTGCACATTCCCCTCGGCGTCGCGCTGGTCACCGGTGCGGTGCTGACGACCATCGCCGTCTGGCGGCCACAGACCTGGCGGGCGGGCCGATGAGCCGCCGCCTTCCCCGCCGGACCTTCCTCGGGCTCGCCGGTGGAGCCGGTGTCCTCGCCGCCGCCGGGATCGCGGCACCCCGCCTGCTGGCACAAGGCGCGCCGGGGACCGGTGAACTGCTGCGCAGCGGGCTCCCGTTGCCGGAACCCTTCCGGGTGCCGCTGCCGATCCCGCCGGTATTGCGTCCACAAAGGACAGCCGACGCGGATCACTACACGATCACCCAGCGGGCGGCGACGGCCGAGATCCTGCCCGGTGTCCGGACGCCGATCTGGGGCTACGACGGGATCTTCCCGGGTCCGACGATCGAATCGCGGCGGGATCGGACGGTGGTCGCGCACCATCGCAACGAACTTCCCGTGCCGACCGTGGTCCACCTGCACGGCGGGCACACCCCCGCCGAATCCGACGGCTACCCGACCGATCTCGTCCTGCCGCGGTCCGGCTGGAGCGCGGCGCACGCCGGGCACGGCATGGTCGACGCCCGCGCCCGGATCTCCGACGGGGAGCGCGACTACATCTTCCCGCTGCGGCAACGGGCCGCGACCCTCTGGTACCACGACCACCGCATGGACTTCACCGGTCCGGCCGTGTACCGGGGCCTGGCCGGATTCCATCTGATCCGTGACGACGAGGAAGACGCCCTGGGGCTCCCGTCCGGGGACCGTGAACTGCCACTGATGATCGCCGACCGCTCCTTCGACGAGCACGGCGAATTCGCCTATCCCTCCCTCGACCGGACGCTGCGGACCACGCCGGGGGTCGAAAGTGCTTATGTGGAGGGCGTTTTCGGTGACGTGATCCTCGTCAACGGCGCGCCGTGGCCGGTGCACGAGGTCGCGGCCGCGCGGTACCGGCTGCGTCTCCTCAACGGCTCCAACGCACGGCGTTACGACCTGGCGCTCGACCCGCCGCCACCCGGTGGCGGCGGTTTCGTGCAGATCGGCGCCGACCAGGGCCTGCTCGACGCGCCGCGCGCACACGACCATCTCCCCATCGCACCGGCGGAACGGTACGACGTCGTGGTCGACTTCGGCCGGTATCCCGTCGGCACCGAGGTCACCCTCGTGAACCGGCTGGGCTCCGGCTCGACCGCCCAGGTGATGCGGTTCGTCGTCGCGCGCCGTGCGGCGGACGACAGCCGTGTTCCGGCGAAACTAGGCGAAATCCCGCCGCTCGCCCGCGAGCGGGCCACGACCACGCGCGACTTCTCGTTCCGCGCGGGGACCGTCCACGGTCGCGCGGGGTGGGTGATCGGCGGGGAACCGTTCTCGCCGGACCTGATGTCGGCGAGCCCGCGCCTCGGCGACACCGAGATCTGGCGGTTCGTCGCCGACATCCACCATCCCGTGCATCTGCATCTGGTGGGATTCCGGATCCTTTCGCGCGGCGGACGGCCGCCGGGACCGTTCGACGGCGGCATCAAGGACACCGTCGATCTGGCCCCTGGCGAGTCGGTCGAGGTCATCGCGCGCTTCGACGGGTATCGCGGCCGCTACGTGTTCCATTGTCACAACGCCGAACACGAGGACATGGCGATGATGGCGAACTTCGAGGTGGTCTGAAGATGGCGGCCGGTCCGTGAGGGCCTCCTTGCCTACCCTGAAGGTAGGGAAGGAGGCCCTCACGGACTCCGCGATCGCCACCGCAGGACTGGCGACACGACTGGCCCCATTGGTCACAGCGGCGGCGCGTGAAGGGGGCCTTCACGTACTGCAGGGGCGAGCAAGGACGGCGATGGGCCCGGTCTCGTGAGTGATCAGGGCGGCGGAGCAGACCGGTACGTGATTACCCACGCCTGAACAGGGCGAATGTGCAGGGTCAGTGGTCGAGTGTGGAGCTTTCGGGACGGTGAACGTCCCTGATCCTCCACACTCGGCTCACCGAGCGCCGCCCGCCACAGACAACGACGCACTAAACAAGGCAAGTACCGCTTCTACCACTCACGAGACCGGACCGGGTTGGTCAGCTCCCCGACACCCTCGATCGCGACGGTGACCTCGTCCCCCGGCTTCATCGGCCCGACCCCCGCCGGGCTGCCGGTGAGCACGACATCGCCGGGCCGCAGGGTGAACCAGCGGGTCACCCACGCGAGGATCTCCGGCACGCCGAAGATCATCTCCCGGGTGGCGGCCCGCTGGACGGTCCGGTCGTTGATCCGCGTGGCCACCTCGAGGTCTCCGTTCTCGATGCCGGTGGTGATCCAGGGCCCGAGCGGCAGGAACGTGTCGGCGCTCTTGGCCCGTGCCCATTGACCGTCGGCCCGCCAGTCGTGCGCGGTGACGTCGTTGGCGCAGGTGTAGCCGAGGACGTGCGCCGAAGCGTTCTCGACGGTCAAGTTCCGCGCGGTCCTGCCGATGACGACGGCCAGTTCGCCCTCGTACTCCAGGCGTTCGACCTCGGGTGGGTGCAGGATCGGCTGTCCCGGCCCGGTGACGGCGTTGGGCGCCTTGAGGAACAGGGCGGGCCGCTCCGGCCACGGGCGGCCTTTTTCCTTCAGCTGGCAGGGATAGTTGCTGCCGACGCACAC from Amycolatopsis sp. EV170708-02-1 includes:
- a CDS encoding Dabb family protein, whose product is MIYHGNRFTLRPDASPEQIEEALESLRNQGRVIPAVKSFVVGRDFGGDYEWGAVFAIEDLDGYWEYLMHPAHRNTDRVGLPLVDRFASFDVTDDPDPQMGAKIAELHQRRYDNDAELTQLISDLGEYSGSAAPGKHGA
- a CDS encoding TetR/AcrR family transcriptional regulator, encoding MARAGLTTERVVLAGAELADEIGFEQVTPTELAKRCGVKTASLYSHVRNAHELKTEIALLALAELADLAATAVAGLAGKDALIALANVHRDYALEHPGRFTAARFRLAPEKASTSAGVRHAELTRAILRGYDLAEPHQTHAVRLLGSVFSGFVGLEAAGGFSHSTPGSQESWTEILDALDVLLRAWPRTK
- a CDS encoding GDSL-type esterase/lipase family protein; its protein translation is MFTTPITADLVRGALDLEDTERGVLPHRLPARTRQQIPDGQLAMAESQPSGVRLVFRSTATLVELDVLATKRVFAGTPPRHDGVYELFADGRLAGHASVAEGDTITVDLATGTARHQPGPVRTLRFDGLPGHEKNVEIWLPHNETTRLVALRTDATVHSVRSSGRKTWLHHGSSISHGSNAATPTGIWPARAAAIAGVELVNLGFGGSALLDPFTARAMRDTAADFISVKIGINVVNADLMRLRAFGPAVHGFLDTIREGRPTTPLLVVSPLYCPIHEHTPGPGEFDPDALREGKVRFRATGDPEETAAGKLTLTVIRDELARIVKERSADDPNLRYLDGLELYGEADHAEHPLPDHLHPDAATHRLIGERFARLAFAAS
- a CDS encoding S1 family peptidase gives rise to the protein MRTTPLARTATTLVAAAAAVGFLAPSTATATTIAGYSPTVQHEAVTSLAAEAGMSQAAAVEFLRTQTASVETLQKVTASLGSRAADGYLDDAAKPVVNVLDQAAADQVTATGARARVVKHSSAALTSAQNALQALPTVAHTSIGLDPKANQVVLTISDAAKGSEALVKAAEALGDRVRVERTTGEMHTAIYNGEAITGGGTRCSAGFNTNRGGQNYILDAGHCTRAVSQWNVGPSQGASFPTNDYGLIRNTTGSAPGAVTLWNGSTQRIASAGSATVGQRISKSGSTTRLTSGSVQRLNVTVNYAEGSVYQLIQTNALVNPGDSGGCLFSGSVGLGITSGKGSGTSYFQPIGEALSAYSVTLNP
- a CDS encoding LysR family transcriptional regulator, whose protein sequence is MDLLALRYFQTVARLEHVGRAAEKLRVAQPSLSRTLARLENDLGVPLFDRHGRRIRLNRFGAVFLRRVDRALAELDDARQELDDAAGLERGTVTVAAESLLALTEPLRTFVPEHPLVDVRLSQASGEGMAEKLRSGDVDLCISSQPLAGNDIRSRVLLDEQVFLCVPSGHRLAGRGRVGLADLEGEPFLTTRPGYWQRELAERLFAKAGLELHIVCEGDEAAVLFQLIDAGLGLAFVPSLGLRPETSRTVVWLDVDDPECRRVLSVAWREDTYLSAAARRFRDHAVEHFHAQAGPRSR
- a CDS encoding multicopper oxidase family protein; translated protein: MSRRLPRRTFLGLAGGAGVLAAAGIAAPRLLAQGAPGTGELLRSGLPLPEPFRVPLPIPPVLRPQRTADADHYTITQRAATAEILPGVRTPIWGYDGIFPGPTIESRRDRTVVAHHRNELPVPTVVHLHGGHTPAESDGYPTDLVLPRSGWSAAHAGHGMVDARARISDGERDYIFPLRQRAATLWYHDHRMDFTGPAVYRGLAGFHLIRDDEEDALGLPSGDRELPLMIADRSFDEHGEFAYPSLDRTLRTTPGVESAYVEGVFGDVILVNGAPWPVHEVAAARYRLRLLNGSNARRYDLALDPPPPGGGGFVQIGADQGLLDAPRAHDHLPIAPAERYDVVVDFGRYPVGTEVTLVNRLGSGSTAQVMRFVVARRAADDSRVPAKLGEIPPLARERATTTRDFSFRAGTVHGRAGWVIGGEPFSPDLMSASPRLGDTEIWRFVADIHHPVHLHLVGFRILSRGGRPPGPFDGGIKDTVDLAPGESVEVIARFDGYRGRYVFHCHNAEHEDMAMMANFEVV
- a CDS encoding fumarylacetoacetate hydrolase family protein, which translates into the protein MKLIRFDDGGTARTGCVDGDLVFAYDPVTGPGEVVGPLAGVRLLAPCEPRTIVCVGSNYPCQLKEKGRPWPERPALFLKAPNAVTGPGQPILHPPEVERLEYEGELAVVIGRTARNLTVENASAHVLGYTCANDVTAHDWRADGQWARAKSADTFLPLGPWITTGIENGDLEVATRINDRTVQRAATREMIFGVPEILAWVTRWFTLRPGDVVLTGSPAGVGPMKPGDEVTVAIEGVGELTNPVRSREW